Sequence from the Actinocatenispora sera genome:
GCTCGTGCCAGATCTGACCGGTACCTCTTGGCGGAAGTCCAGCCGCAGTTCGGGCGGAGCCGACAACTGTGTCGAGGTCGCTGCTGGCACAGCCTGGCGGAAGTCCAGTAGCTCCACCGGGGCGAACGCGCGCGTCGAGGTGGCGGACGGGGTGGGGTGGGCCGCGGTACGGGACTCGAAGGATCCGGACGGGCCGGTGCTGGTGGTGTCGCCGGCCGCGTTCGGCGCGTTCGTCCGCGACGTCACCGCACGCCACTAGCACGCAGCGACCGGGTGTGACCGTACCGTCGCGCCGGCCGACGGCCCCGTGCGTTGCCGGCGACACGTTACCGGTCTGAGCGACGGATAGTGGCAGTGAGCCTTTCCGTGTTACCGCGAGTGACGCCGGCTCGTCGGCGGTGGGTGCTCTGCTCCTCGTCAGGCCCGACCCGGTAACCCTCTGCACGGCCCTTTGCTCTGCTTCCTATGAGGAAGCACGGTGTCCGTCGCGCGGGAAGCAGACCCGCTCTGCTTCCTTATGGGAAGCAGACTCAGCGGAAACAGCCGGCACGTGCTTCCTATGCGGAAGCAGAGCAAAGGACGGTCAACGGGTACCCCGATCGGGGTTGCCGGGCGGGCGCTCATGCGCAGGCGCCTTGGCGGTGCGGCGTCGCCGATCCAGCGGTGCCGCGCTGGCGCCGCGAACGACTACCCAACGGCGCACGACATCACGCGGAAAGCTCGATCGCATGACTGTCGGTGCGACCGCCACGACTCCGTGATCCGCGTGGCCGCCAGCACGCGCGGCCAGGTGTCGTAGCCGAGCGCTACGGTCTGCCGGTGCCAGGACAACGGTTCCGGATGGTGGTGGCGGTCTACGGGCTGCTGCGCGACGGCGATCGGGTGCTGCTGATGCGGCGGGCCGGGTCCGGCTACCACGACGGCGAGCTGTGCGTGCCGGCCGGCCACGTCGACGGCAACGAGGACGTGGCCAGCGCGCTGGCCCGCGAGCTGCGCGAGGAGCTGACGATCGCGGTCGAGCCGGACGCGTGCCGGCTGGCCCTGGTCGCGCACCGCGCGCCGGAGACCGCCGGCGACCACGAGTACCTGGACCTGTTCTTCGAGGTCCCGCGCTGGGACGGCACCCCGGCGATCGGTGAGCCGGCCAAGTGCGTCGAGCTGTGCTGGGCCGACGCGGCGGCACCGCCGGCCGACACGGTCGCCTACGTCGCCGCCGCGCTGCGCGAGGTCGCCGCCGGCACCCCGCTCCTCCGCTACGGCTGGCCCCCCGACTGAGGCACCCTTGCCCGCCGCCTCGGCACTGGCCGGGGCTTGGTGGCGCCGGCAGGCGGCCACGCCTCGGCGGAGCCCACCCGCCGACCGCGAGCCACGGGTCGCCGGGTCGCCGGGTCGCCGGGCTAGTTGGCGGCGCGGGCGTCGGGGACGGAGTCGAACGTCGAGGGTGCGGAGAGCCAGGTCATCCGGTTCAGCGGCCAGTAGGTGGCGAACGCGCGGCCGACCACCCTCGACTCCGGCACCGTGGACAGCATCACGTTGTGGCTCTGCAGGTAGTGCTCGCGCGAGTCGGACGAGTTGGAGCGGTGGTCGCCCATCAGCCACAGCCGGCCCTTCGGCACGGTCACCGAGAACGGCGCCTCACTCGGCGGGTCCTGCACGCCCTGCGCGTTGTGGTAGATGTACGGCTCGTTGATGGCCCTGCCGTTGACGGTGATGCGTCCCTTGGCGTCGTCGTACGCCACCTTGTCGCCGCCGACGGCGATGACCCGCTTGATCCAGTCGCCGCCGTCGCCGGTCTCCTCGGCCCACTGGTGCGGGGCCTTGAACACCACGATGTCGCCGCGGTTCGGGTCGTGGAAGCGGTAGCCGAGCTTGTACACCAGGACCCGGTCGTGGATGTCGAGCGTGTGCTCCATCGAGCCGGACGGGATGTAGAACGACGCGGCGATGAAGGTGCGAACGCCGAAGGCGACCACGACGGCGACCACCACGAGGATGATCAGCTCGCGCAGCCAGGATCCGGAGCGCTTCGACCTGGCACGATCGGATCCGGCACGCTCGGACTCGGCGTGCTTCGACTCAGCGTTGGACACGCTGGGAGAATACGGCAGCGACCCGACGTAGCCGCGACCGCCCGGCTGGGAGTTCCCTGTCAGTCTGGTCCAACCGCGTCCCGTCGATCATGGCGTCAGCGGCGCAGCAAGCGCTTGCCGCGTCAGCCGACACCATGATCGACTCCGCTGGGCCGGGGGTCACGCGGACACCGCGACGACCTGGCGCTGCTCGGGGTAGAAGCAGGCGTGCAGCTGGGCGGTGTCGCCATGATGCGCGAGTTCGGGGCGCTCGGTCCGGCACCGGTCGGTCGCGAACGGGCAGCGCGCCGCGAACAGGCAGCCGGCATCGGACTGCGTGTCGGCCAGCGGCTCGGTCGGCGTCAACCGGTCGGCCCCCGGTACCTCCAGCCCGTGCAGCACCGGGATCGCCGACAGCAGGCACTGGGTGTACGGGTGGACCGGGTTGGCGATGATCGTCTCGGTCGGGCCGCGCTCGATGATCTCGCCCCGGTAGATCACGTACAGGTCGCCGTCGGCGCCGATGTAGCGGGCGGTCGCCACGTCGTGCGTGATGAACAGGACGCTGACCCCGACGGTCTCCCGCAGCTCGCGCAGCAGCCGCAGGATGCCCAGCCGCAGCGACACGTCGATCATCGACACCGCCTCGTCGGCGACCAGCGCCTCCGGGTCGACGGTCAGCGCCCGGGCGATGACGACGCGCTGGCGCATCCCGCCGGAAAGCTGGTGCGGGTATCGGGACAGCACGTATTCCGGTTCCAGCCCGACCAGCGACAGCACCTCGCGCTGTCGCTTCGCGATCCACGACTTCGGCCGCCCGGTCTGCCTGGCGCGCAGGGTCAGCGGGTCGGTCAGGATCGCGTCGACCGTCCGGGTCGGGTTGAGCGCCGAGTACGGGTCCTGGTGGATCATCTGGATCCGCCGGAAGTACGGGTCGCGCTTGCGCTTGGGCAGCGAGGTCAGGTCGACGCCGTTGACCGACAGCGTGCCGGCGTCGTAGTCCTCCAGCCCGGCGAGGATGCGGCCGAGCGTGGTCTTGCCGCAGCCGGACTCGCCGATGAACGAGGCCGCGCCGCCCGCCGGGATCTGGAAGTCGACCCCGCGCAGCGCCTGCACCGTCGAACCGGCCAGCACGTTGCCGCGCGCCTTGAACGTCTTGACGATGCCGCGACCCTGGATGCCGCCACCGCCACTGTCCACTGTGGAAGCACTCATCGAACTTCCCCTTCGCCGGAAGCCCGACGAGGCTGGACAGGCAACACTCCTGCTTCGCTCGCCGACGCTCGCTCATCGGTTCTCCTCCGCCGCCTCGGGCGCGGCCTCGACCGGCAGCCCGGCCGCCACCGGGTGGCAGGCGACCAGCCGGCCGGGGGCGATCTCGCTCGCCGACGGATCGGTGGTCTCGCAGTCCTCCCGCGGATCCGCGGCGTAGCGCGCGCACCGCTCCCGGAACACGCAGCCCTGCTTCGGGATCGTGCCCAGCGTCGGCGGCCGGCCGGGCAGCGGCTGCGCCACCTCCGGATCGCCCGTCAGCCGCGGGATCGCGTTGATCAGGCCCCGGGTGTACGGGTGCTTCGGGTTCTTCAGCACCTCGGTGGTCGGGCCCTGCTCCACCAGCCGCCCACCGTACATCACGGCCACCCGGTCGGCGACCTCCGCGACCACGCCGATGTCGTGCGTGACCACCAGCGTGGTCAGCCCGCGCTCGGCATGCACGTCCCGGATGATCGACAGGATGTTCGATTGCGAGATCATGTCCAGCGCGGTCGTCGGCTCGTCGAGCACCAGCAGGTGCGCGTTGAGCACCAGCGCCAGCATGATGCCCACCCGCTGCCGCATCCCGCCGGACAGCTCGTGCTGGTACGAGTCGAGCACCCGGTCGCCGGACAGCCCCATCCGGGACAGCAGGTCCTTCGCCTGGCGTACCAGGGCGCGCTTGTCCTCGACGTGGTGCGAGCGGGCCAGGTCCAGCAGCTGCTTACCGACCGTCTTCAGCGGGTTGAGCGAGTTCTGCGCGGCCTGGAAGACGTAGCCGATCTCGCCGCCGCGCGCCTCCCGCAGTTGCCTGCCGGCCAACGACACTACGTCGCCAAGGCCGTCGATCTCGATCGAGCCGCCGGTGATCCGGCCCGGCTTCTGTACCGCGTTGAGCATGGCCAGCGCCATCGTCGACTTGCCCGAGCCCGATTCCCCGACCAGGCCGGTGATCGAGCCCGGCGCGAGGTCCAGGTTGATCCTCGACACCGCCGGCAGCTCGCCGGCCGGCGTCCGGTACGCCACGGTCAGGTCCGCGATCCGTACCGCCGGGCCGACCTTCTTGCCGTCCACTTCGGACGGTTGGGTGACCGCCGTCATCAGTCCTCCCGCAGCCGGGGGTTGAACACCTCGTCCAGCGCGTCGACCAGCAGCACGACGCCCAGCGTCAGCAGCAGGATCGACACCAGCGGCGCCATCAGGTACCCCAGTCCGGCGCCGGTCTGCGTCACCCCGTTGGTGACCGCGAGCTGGATCATCACGCCCCAGTTGTTCGACGTGAACGGGAGCACGCCCAGGTAGAACAGACCGACCTGGGAGTAGATGAACGTGGTCACGCCGATCAGCAGGTTCATCGCCACGTACGGGGCGATGTTCGGCAGCAGCTCGCGGGTGACGATGTGCCGGGTCGGCATGCCCAGCCCGCGCGCCGCCTCGACGAATCCCCGCTCCCGCAGGGAAAGCGTCGCCGACCGGACCGAGCGGGCCAGGCCGCCCCAGCCGGTGATCCCCAGTACCAGGCCCATCTGCAGTGCGGAGGAGAACTTCCACACCGTGGACAGCACCAGCAGCAGCGGGAACCCGGGAATGGTCAGCACGAAGTCGGTGATGCGCATCAACACCGAGTCGGGCGCGCCGCGCCGGTAGCCCGCGTACAGGCCGAACGCGGTACCGATGAGCACCGTGATCAGCGCCGCGAACGCCGCGGCGACCAGCACGTAGCGGGTACCGGTGATCAACAGCGCGAGCACGTCGGTGCCCTCGAAGTCGGTACCGAGCAGGTGTGACGCGCTCGGCCCGGCGAGGATCTGGTCGCTGTCTCGCGGCAGGTTGTCCGGGTACAGCCACGGGCCGACGATGCCGGTCAGGACGAACAGCGCCACGATCGCGGCACCGACCATCCGGCTCGGCTTGCGCTTGAGCACCTTCCACAGGTTGCGCCAGAACCCGGTCCGCCGGGCCGGGACCACCGCAGGCCCCGACACCGGCAGATCAACGGTCGTACTCATGTCGCTCCTCCGTGCCGCACCCGGGGGTCGATCGCGCTGTACAGCAGGTCGGCGGCGATGTTCGCGAGGATCACCGCGCCGGTGATCAGCAGGAACGCCCCGGACATCTCCGAGTAGTCACGGGCGCCGATGCTGTCGATCAGCATCGCGCCCATGCCCGGATAGTTGAACGCGTGCTCGATGAACACCGCGCCGCCGATCATGAAGCCGAGCGACAGCGCGAGCACGGTGAACAGCGGCAGCAGCGCGTTGCGCGCCACGTACCGGAAGATGATCGAGGGTTTGATGCCGCGTAGCTCCGACGCCAGGATGAAGTCGTCCCCGAGCACCGACACCACGCTCGACTTCATCGTCAGCAGGTAGCCGCCGAAGCTGGACAGCGCGAACGCCGCCGCCGGAAGCACCGCATGACTGATGATCGAGGCGAGGTACGGGCCGTTGAAGCCGGGGTCGATCAGCCCGTTCACCGGGCCGGTCGAGAACAGCTTGAACTTCACCGTCAGGAACGTCACCAGCACCAGGGCCATCACGTACTGCGGGATGCCGTGCAGCAGCGACCCGATCAGCGACAGGATGCTGCCGACGTGACCCTCGCGCTTCATCGCGGCGATCACGCCCAGCACCACGCCGATCACGAAGCTCAGCAGGGTACCGGCGAGTACCAGACCGATCGTCCACTTCGCCGCGCCGAGCACCTCGGTGGTCACCGAGACACCCTGCGCGGACACCGACTGGCCGAGGTCGAAGTGCAGCAACTTCCACAGGTAGTCGCCGTACTGCGAGATCCAGGAACCGTGCGGCACGAACCCGTACGTCACCTGCACCTGGGCGCGCGCCTGTTCGGCGGACACGCCCTGCGCGAGCAGCTTCTCGTACTGGGTCTGCACCGGGTCCCCGGGCATCAGCCGGACCAGCACGAACGTGAACGTCGTGACGACCCAGATCATGACGATCCCGCGGACCACATGGCCCGCGAGACGCCGGAGGAACGCAAGCACGCCGACCCTACTTCTTCTTGATGTAGCCGAGCTGCATCCACGTACCCGGGTGCAGCCGCAGCACGTCGGAGTCGTCCTTCGGGAAGCTGGTGAACCGGGACTCGTTCACGAACTGGATGTTGGTGTAGTCCCAGATCTGGATCGCCGGCAGCTGGTCGTTGCTGTACGCGGCGAGCTTCGCGATGATCTCCTTCTGCTGCGCCTCGTTCGCCTGGGCCAGCTTGTTGGTCAGCTCACCCGGGTTGATCGTGCCGAGGCCGGGGATCGTCGCCTTCTCCGCGCCACCCATCCAGTTGCCGTTCTTGCCCGGCGCCGAGTGCTGCACGTTGGCGCCGAACTGGTTCCAGCCGTTCGACGGGCCGTACAGCCGGGCGTAGGCGTTGTAGGTCGAGGGGCCGAGCGCGATCAGCCAGAAGCCCAGCTGGTACTTGCCCTCGGCGATCTCCGACAGGTACGTCGCGTAGTCCGCGGAGGTCTTCACCTCGGTCTTGATGCCGGCGTCGGTCAGCTGGCTGGAGATCGACTTGCCGCCGGCGACCCAGTCCGAGAACCCGTTCGGCACCTGCAGCTGCAGGGTGAAGGGCTTGCCGTTGGCCTGGATCCACTGGCCGCCCTTCTTGGACATGCCGGCCTTCTTCAGCTCCGCCTCGGCCTTCGCGGCGTCGTGCGGGTACTGGTTGAGCTTGTCCACCGCGTCCTGTCCGATCCACGCGTTCGCGGCGTCGGAGATCAGGCCGGTGGTGGTCTGCGACGGCGTACCGCCGACCGACTCACCGATCTTGGTGGTCAGCTTCCGGTCGATCAGGTACGCCAGGGCGCGCCGGACGTGCACGTTGTCCAGCGGCTTGACCGACTGGTTGAACGCCAGCGCGGCGGCCACCGGGCTGAACCCGGAGATCATCTTGTTGCCCTGCTTGGCCAGGATCTTCTTGCGCACGTTGGCCGGCGTGGCGGTGTAGATCGCGGCGTCCAGCTCGCCGGCGATCAGGTAGTTCCAGATCTGCTCGTTGCCCGAGTAGTTCTTCAGCACGACCTTGCTCGGGGCGATCTTGTCGGCGGCGAAGAAGTGCTCGTTCTTGACCAGCACCGCCTCACCGGGGTTCACCCGCTGCAGCACGAACGGGCCGGCCGACACGTCCTTCTTCGGGCCGAACTCCACCAGCTTCTTGCCCAGCGCCTGGATCTTGCCCTGCGCCGCGGTCTGGTCCTTCTTCGCCGCCTTCGGGTCGGTGGCGGTCTTGATCAGGTCCCAGATGTTGTCCGGCATCTGCGGGCCGAACACCGACTTCGGGATCACGTACATGCTCAGCACGTTGCGCAGGAACGAGTTGTTCGACGAACCCGGCGCCTGGTCGAACTCGATGGTGTGCGCGTCGATCACGGTGACCGCGCCGACGCCGCCGGCCGCACCCGGCGACACGGCGAACGCGCCGCCGCCCTGGCTGAACGACACCGCGGCCGAGGCCTTCACGTCGTCCGCGGTGACCGGCTTGCCGTCCGACCACTTCGCGTCCGGCTGCAGCTTGACGGTCAGCTTCAGGTGGTCCGGCGTCTCGGTCCAGCTGGCCGCGAGGCCCGGGTAGAAGGCGTTCGCGTCGGTCAGCGAGTTCTTCGGCCAGCCGAGCTGCATCGCGTTGTAGCCCGGGAACGAGTTCGTCTTCTGGTTGTACGGGTTGATCGGCGCGTTCGCGTCGATCTCGGTCTGGATCGCGGTGAACACGCCCGCCGACGACGACGAGTCGCTCGAGTCGGTGCAGCCGGCCGTACCCAGCACGGCGGCGAAGCCGCCGGCCGCGGTGAGACCCGCGAAGGCCCTTCTCTTCATCTCTTCTCCTGGGGGAACGGGGGGAACGAGCCACGTGAGGTGCAGGTAGGGCTACCGGCGCGCGCCGACCAGCAGGTCGGCCGCGGCGGAGAGGTTGACCCGGGCGCCACCCCGGGTACCGAGGTATCTCCCGGCCGCGAGCGACCGATCGGCACCGGTACCGATGCCGACCACCACCGCATCCGGCCTGGTGGCGAGCACCGTACCCAGCCGCTGCCGGGTGGTGGGCACCCGGTGCGCGTCCCGGACCACGACGACCAGCGGTCTTCCGGTCGCGGCGGCCAGCGCGTCGGACAGTGCGCGGTCCGCGTTGTCCCCCGGCATGCCGGTATCGCCGGCTGCCGGGGCGGCCGTTCGGCCGAGCCTGTGATTCGGCCCACCATCGGGGTGACCCGCCCGGCCCGCCGGGGCGGCATCCGGCGCCAGCCGGGTACCGGTGACGCGCGGGTCGCGCGCGTTCAGCATGGCGAGCAGGCTACCGGCGGTGAGTTCGATGCCCTGCCGCGGCGGGCTGAGCTCCAGCACGTACGGCGCGGCGTCCAGCCGGCCGATCCCGGGGTCGGCGACCAGCGCACCGCGCGCCGCGGCGGCCATCTCGGCCGTCGTCGCCGCCGCGGTCGGCTCACCCGGTACCGGCCCGGCCAGCGCGCGCACCCGCGCGAGGGCCTGCGCGACCCGCTCCGGCGACAGCGCGGGATGGCCGACCAGGTGGTCGCGCACCTCGCGCTGCAGCCGGAAGTCGCCGGTCATGCAGACCAGGTCCGCGCCGGCGGCGAGCGCCTGCGCGGCGCCCTCGGCGACACCGACGCCGCCGGCGATCGCCGACATCGTCATCGAGTCGGTGACCACCGCACCGCCGAAACCCAGCTCGTCGCGCAGCAGCCCGGTCAGTACCGCCCGGCTCAGCGTCGCCGGCCCGTCGCACAGGCCCGGGTAGACCACGTGCGCGGTCAGTACGGCCCGGACGCCGGCGGCGATCGCCGCGCGGAACGGTACGAGGTGCGGTTCGAGGTCACCGGTGACGGTCGGCAGCGCCAGGTGCGAGTCGACGGCGGTGTCGCCGTGCCCGGGGAAGTGCTTGGCGCAGGCGGCGACGCCGGTCGACTGCAGCCCGGTCAGGTACGCGACGACGTGCGCGGCGACCCGGTCGGGGTCGGCGCCGAACGAGCGGGTACCGATGATCGGGTTGTCCGGGTTGGTGTTGACGTCGGCGACCGGCGCGAGGTTGAGGTTGATGCCCAGCGCGGCGAGCTCGGCGCCGATCGCGGCACCGACCCGGGCGGTCAGCGCCGTGTCGTCGACCGCACCGAGCGCGAGATTGCCCGGATGCGGCGCGCCGGTCGCCGCGTGCAGCCGGGTGACGTCGCCACCCTCCTCGTCCACCGCGACGACGACGTCCTCGCCGGCGGAACGGATGTCGGCCACGAGTTCACCGAGCTGGTCGCGGTCGGCGATGTTGCCGGCGAACAGCACGACGCCGCCGAGTCCGTCGGCGAGCCAGTCGCGCAGTGGACTCGGCAGCGTGTAGCCGTGCATGCCGACGAGCAGGCAGCGGTCAACGGTGCTGGTCACGCAGAGCATCCTCGCATCCGTCGTAAGCTTTGGCCCATGATCAAAGCTCACAAGAAAATAAATTTCTTTGCGGCTGCGCGGCGCGCACGTCGTTTCGGCACACCGTAGAAGACGATCCGCCCACGCCAGCGCATCCCGCCCGAACTCCCACCCGCCAAGTTGATCAAGGTCCGCCGTCGTCGATCAAGGCCCCGCGGAGTTGATCAAGGGATTGACGCAAAAGAAAGCGCTTGCCGCGTCCTTCATCCCTTGATCAACGAACCGGTCCCTTGATCAACAGGGGGTCGGGGGCGGACGCGGCGGGCCGACCGGGCGACGGGGGCCGACCGGGCGGCGAGGGCCAGGTGGGCAATGAGGGCGACTGGGCGGCGGGCCGACGGCGGGCCGACGGCGGGGCGGGTGGGCGACGGGGGCCGGGTGGGCGGCGGGGCAGGCGGGAGGGGTCAGGCGGTGGCGGGGCGGGGGCGGCGGTGCGCTTCGCGGAGGCGGCGGAGGCGGCCCACGGTGACCGGGTCGGCGGCGAGCGCCGCCGGCGAGTCGAGCAGCGCGTTGAGCACCTGGTAGTAGTGCGTCGGGGAGATGCCGAACTTGTCGCGGATGGCCTGCTCCTTGGCCCCCGCGTAGCGCCACCACTGCCGCTCGAACTCCAGGACGCCGCGCTCACGCGGCCCCAACTGCTCGCTGTCCGACACAGTCTCGTTCATCGGTCGCATTCAACCACGGGCCGCCGACAACCCGGCGGAGCAGGCGGCGGCACACCCAAACCGGGGCCGGGCAGAAAACAGCCCGCACGACGAGGGGGCCGCCCCGCCGTACGGGCTTGCGTACAGTTGCTCATTATCCAGGGTCACCGCGCACGAGTCAACGGTGCCGACCACAGATGGTGACCGTGATTCACACCTCACCGCCGGCCGGCGTCAGACCCGGATGACCTCCACACCCGCGGTCGAGAACTTGTGCGTGAGCTCCTCGTTCGCGGTGGAATCGGTGACCAGGGTGTGCACGCGGTCGATCGGGCAGATCCGCGCGAAGGCGTGCTGACCCAGCTTGGACGAGTCCGCCACGATCACGATGCGTCGCGCCCGCGCTGCCATCAGCTGATTGATCGCCGCCTCGCCCTCGTTGTGCGCGGCAGCGCCGAGCGCCACGTCGACCGCGTCCACGCCGAGGAACGCGACGTCGAGCATCAGGTCGCGCAGGATGCCGGTGGCCAGCGGCCCGATCAGCTCGTACGACTGGGGGCGGACCACGCCGCCGGTGACGACGAGCTTCACGTGCGGCCGGACGATCAGCTCGTTGGCGATGTTCAGCGCGTTGGTGACGATGGTCAGCGCGGTGCCGTCGCCGGTGGTACCGGCGGCGAGGTCGGGCCGGGTGGCGAGCGCCCGGGCCACCTCGGTGGTGGTGGTACCGCCGTTGATGCCGACGACCATCCCCGGCGTGACCAGGGCGGCCGCCGCGGAACCGATGCGCTGCTTCTCCGGTGCCCGCTTCGCCGACTTGTACCGCAGCGGCAGGTCGTAGGAGACCGCGCTCGCCACCGCGCCACCGCGGGTGCGGGTGATCATCTGCTGCTGGGCGAGCTGGTCGAAGTCGCGCCGGATGGTCGCCTGCGAGACGTCCAGGCGATCGGCCGCGTCCTCGACGCTGATCCGGCCGGACTCGGCCAGCACCTCGAGCAGCGCGGTCCAGCGCGCGTAGCGGTCCACCGGGGCCTCCCTACACTTCACCACGAGTACGCGTGCACAATGATGCGCGAAACACGGGCACATCGTCGAAGGACATGCGCGAAGCTTACGCGCAACCGGCGCGAACCGATACTGCGCCGGCGGCGCCAACCTACTGGAGGGCCCATGTCGGACGCAGCACGGAGCACCCCGGCGGTGCTGGACGAGATCGCCAGCCAGCCGGACTGTTGGCGCCGCGCCGCGGCGATCGCGACCGACGCGGCCCGCGCGCTGCCCGCCGACGGTGAGCGGGTCGCGGTCGTCGGCTGCGGCACCTCCTGGTTCATGGCCCAGGCGTACGCGGCGCGCCGGGAGACGGCCGGCAAGGGCGTCACCGACGCGTTCGCCGCCTCCGAGATGCCGCTGACCCGCCAGTACGACCGGCTCGTCGCGATCAGCCGGTCCGGCACCACCACCGAGGTGCTGGAACTGCTGCACCAGCTGCCGCCGAGCGTGCCCAGCGTGCTGCTGACCGGCATCCACGACGCGCCGATGGCGCCGCTGGCCGGCGACACCATCGTGCTGGACTTCGCCGACGAGCGGTCGGTGGTACAGACCCGGTTCGCCACCACCGCGCTCGCGCTGCTGCGGGCCAGCCTCGGCGAGGACCTGACCGCCGCGGCCGACGACGCCGCCAGCGCGATCGCCGAACCGCTGCCGCTGCCGGTCGACACCACCGAGCAGGTCACGTTCCTCGGCCGCGGCTGGACCGTCGGCCTCGCGAACGAGGCGGCGCTCAAGTGCCGCGAGGCCGCGACGTTCTGGACGGAGTCGTACCCGGCGATGGAGTACCGGCACGGTCCGATCTCGATCACCGGCCCGAACCGCGCGACCTGGGTGTTCGGCATTCCGCCGGAGGGGTTGGCCGCGCAGGTGGCCGACACCGGCGGCACGTTCGTCACGAGCGCGCTGGACCCGATGGCCGACCTGGTCCGGGCGCAGCGGTTCGCCATCGCGGTGGCCACCCACCGTGGTCAGGACCCCGACCACCCCCGCCACCTGACCCGTTCGGTCATCCTCGACAAATGACACAGCAGAGCGCCGGCGCCGCCGGCACGGACGCGGATCCGGTCGAGGTCGCGGTGGCGATCGACGTCGGCGGTACCGCGATGAAGTGCGCCGTGGTCGACGGGGCCGGCACGGTCCGGCACACCGAGCGGCACGACACCGACGCCGACCGCGGCCCGGACGCGGTGGTCGCGGCCATCGGCGACGTGGCGGCCGGCCTGGCCGACACCGCCCGCGCGCGGGGGCTGACCCCGCGGGCGGTGGGGCTGGTGGTACCGGGCGTCGTCGACGAGGTGCGCCGGGTCGCCGGGTACTCGGCGAAC
This genomic interval carries:
- the nagZ gene encoding beta-N-acetylhexosaminidase codes for the protein MTSTVDRCLLVGMHGYTLPSPLRDWLADGLGGVVLFAGNIADRDQLGELVADIRSAGEDVVVAVDEEGGDVTRLHAATGAPHPGNLALGAVDDTALTARVGAAIGAELAALGINLNLAPVADVNTNPDNPIIGTRSFGADPDRVAAHVVAYLTGLQSTGVAACAKHFPGHGDTAVDSHLALPTVTGDLEPHLVPFRAAIAAGVRAVLTAHVVYPGLCDGPATLSRAVLTGLLRDELGFGGAVVTDSMTMSAIAGGVGVAEGAAQALAAGADLVCMTGDFRLQREVRDHLVGHPALSPERVAQALARVRALAGPVPGEPTAAATTAEMAAAARGALVADPGIGRLDAAPYVLELSPPRQGIELTAGSLLAMLNARDPRVTGTRLAPDAAPAGRAGHPDGGPNHRLGRTAAPAAGDTGMPGDNADRALSDALAAATGRPLVVVVRDAHRVPTTRQRLGTVLATRPDAVVVGIGTGADRSLAAGRYLGTRGGARVNLSAAADLLVGARR
- a CDS encoding DeoR/GlpR family DNA-binding transcription regulator, whose amino-acid sequence is MDRYARWTALLEVLAESGRISVEDAADRLDVSQATIRRDFDQLAQQQMITRTRGGAVASAVSYDLPLRYKSAKRAPEKQRIGSAAAALVTPGMVVGINGGTTTTEVARALATRPDLAAGTTGDGTALTIVTNALNIANELIVRPHVKLVVTGGVVRPQSYELIGPLATGILRDLMLDVAFLGVDAVDVALGAAAHNEGEAAINQLMAARARRIVIVADSSKLGQHAFARICPIDRVHTLVTDSTANEELTHKFSTAGVEVIRV
- a CDS encoding SIS domain-containing protein, giving the protein MSDAARSTPAVLDEIASQPDCWRRAAAIATDAARALPADGERVAVVGCGTSWFMAQAYAARRETAGKGVTDAFAASEMPLTRQYDRLVAISRSGTTTEVLELLHQLPPSVPSVLLTGIHDAPMAPLAGDTIVLDFADERSVVQTRFATTALALLRASLGEDLTAAADDAASAIAEPLPLPVDTTEQVTFLGRGWTVGLANEAALKCREAATFWTESYPAMEYRHGPISITGPNRATWVFGIPPEGLAAQVADTGGTFVTSALDPMADLVRAQRFAIAVATHRGQDPDHPRHLTRSVILDK